The Alosa sapidissima isolate fAloSap1 chromosome 6, fAloSap1.pri, whole genome shotgun sequence genome window below encodes:
- the LOC121711240 gene encoding heparan sulfate glucosamine 3-O-sulfotransferase 5 yields the protein MLFKQQVLLRQKLFVLGSLAIGSLLYLVARVGTLDRLQPICPIENRLAPPGLADQISLRTLQYKRSLLHELRKGNATKEQIRLHNLVQQLPRAIIIGVRKGGTRALLEMLNLHPAVVKASQEIHFFDNDQNYARGIDWYREKMPFSFPHQITIEKSPAYFITEEVPERIFKMNSSIKLLIIVREPTTRAVSDYTQVLEGKERKNKTYHKFEKLAIDTNTCEVNTKYKAVRTSIYTKHLERWLKYFPVEQFHIVDGDRLITDPLPELQLVERFLNLPSRISQYNLYFNATRGFYCLRFNIVFSKCLAGSKGRTHPEVDPAVVAKLRKFFHPFNQKFYQITGRTFSWP from the exons ATGCTATTCAAACAGCAGGTGTTGCTTAGACAGAAACTCTTCGTGCTGGGCAGCCTTGCTATTGGGAGTCTCCTCTATCTAGTGGCCAGGGTTGGGACCTTGGATAG GCTACAGCCAATTTGCCCCATTGAGAATAGACTGGCCCCTCCTGGCCTTGCAGACCAGATCTCCTTAAGGACCCTGCAGTACAAGCGCAGCCTGCTCCACGAGCTCCGCAAAGGAAATGCCACCAAGGAGCAGATCCGCCTGCACAACCTGGTGCAGCAGCTGCCCAGAGCCATCATCATTGGGGTGCGCAAAGGGGGCACGAGGGCCCTGCTGGAGATGCTCAACCTGCACCCGGCCGTGGTCAAGGCCTCCCAGGAGATCCACTTCTTCGACAATGACCAGAACTACGCCCGTGGCATCGACTGGTACCGGGAAAAGATGCCCTTTTCTTTCCCCCACCAGATCACCATTGAGAAGAGCCCAGCCTATTTCATCACCGAGGAGGTTCCCGAGCGCATCTTCAAGATGAACTCCTCCATCAAGCTGCTAATCATCGTGCGGGAGCCCACCACACGCGCCGTGTCCGACTACACACAGGTGCTGGAGGGCAAAGAGCGCAAGAACAAGACTTACCACAAGTTCGAGAAGCTGGCCATCGACACCAACACCTGCGAGGTGAACACCAAGTACAAAGCGGTGCGGACCAGCATCTACACAAAGCACCTGGAGCGCTGGCTGAAGTACTTCCCCGTGGAGCAGTTCCACATCGTGGACGGGGACCGGCTGATCACCGACCCGCTGCCAGAGCTGCAGCTGGTGGAGCGCTTCCTCAACCTGCCCTCCCGCATCAGCCAGTACAACCTGTACTTTAACGCCACGCGTGGATTCTACTGCCTGCGGTTTAACATTGTCTTCAGTAAGTGCCTGGCAGGCAGCAAGGGACGCACTCACCCAGAGGTGGACCCTGCGGTGGTGGCCAAACTAAGGAAGTTCTTCCACCCGTTCAATCAGAAGTTTTACCAGATCACAGGCAGGACTTTCAGCTGGCCCTGA